Within Citrus sinensis cultivar Valencia sweet orange chromosome 1, DVS_A1.0, whole genome shotgun sequence, the genomic segment ACTCTAGCTCAAATTGGTGTCTCTTGTGCAAGGGAGAGAGACAAAATATTTGAGCTCCCTTTGCATATTTTGTTGGCTTTGGTAGAACCccattcatttttaaaattaagttgcCAACATgcaaattaatattgtttgtATTGAGAGTTTCTAATTGAGGAGAGGACCCTACGtgattcatttttcattatctaatGTTTTCATTCCActaatattattgaatcacATTAGTTTATATGAATAATTCttaattctaataaaatttattcttagaAATGACTACGGTGAAGCCGTTATTATTGCCTAAATCCCTCTGTTTATCATTGAAAATCATAAATTCTCTAATGCAcctgtaaattttttttttaatctctaatACTTGGCTTATGATGTGTTTTGTACAATACGTGAAAATTTTGAGTCAATAGCAGAAAGTTATTTTAGATATCTAATAAAGAGTAGAAGCGTGGTACGTGACAGTAACTATGttaattttaactatttattgtAGACATCTCCTCaagtaaaattacaaattttggAAAACACCATTTACGGGGCATTGTTgtttgataaaacaaaaagggcaaaagagaaataaatagtATGGATGGGACCAAACCCGCACAGTGAAATGCATAAGATGATCAAAATAATGTTGACGGAATGACAATGATTTAAGCAACCATCGTTATacctaataataatgatacaaaattaatcaaatcaaaagccAGCCCCGCACCAAAGGTAGCACTTTCCAAGAAAttgcaaaattgaaaatgaaatcgAATAGGgccaacaacaataataataaaggtaACGGGTGACAAGTGACAACAAATGAGAAGaatttgtgtatggatttggTCAATATTCCAAGAGGATCTAACGTCAAGTCCTCacactaaattaaattattcattGCACCCATACGATACAACACCATcaacataaatgaaataatcaaTCTAAGTAACCAAAATTGATGGCAATATTTTACTAAACCACCGGCTGGAGTTAGAAAGAAACCACGTGCCGGGGTTAGGTTTGAAAAGATTCCACGTGTCGTTTTCTcgaaagaaaactaaaattgaGGGAGTCTTCGTACGTCCTCATGCATGTTCCCCCCACCACCCTCACCCTTATACTGGCCGCCAGTTTTCACTTTAGTGTGCAATACTTTGGAATTCTTGTCGCGCGTTGGGTAAAGTTTATTTACCCTCCTGAttatttatacacacacacaaacacatttttttatgagagatttcttgaattattaaaatgaaaatataaatagcaaaatatttatgtattaataatcaattattataaaagagtAATCACCGACctgataaaaattttcatataagaataatttatacaGGAAACGCACCCCACGACTGTTTCTTCAGGACGAGAGAATAGCGACGAGAAGTGTTACTTGACTACTCAAGTTCAGGTATGACGATGGGTTGTGGATGATGAGAATATATTCGAAATTACTTCCTTTAAGGTTACTCTATAGAATCAATGCCAATTAACAATACCCCGATGGGATATTAAAAAGACATAATATTGAAGCTTAATTTTGTGTCAATGATTTCACATAATccattaacttttaattattaacattcGGCGGGAGCCTATCTAATTGATGGATTTGATCATGCGCCACGCAAATAACTGGAGTGCTgattaataactaattaatttttcaaaaaaaaaaaaaatcatacccATATactatcattaaaagatatactatcattaaaagatgcataaccaaaaatttaaaaaattcaaaaaaactCATATCATCTAATTTGATATAGTAAATTTTCTTGTGTTACAAACAGGAGATCCCGAGCTTGACCTTGTTCACATGCATGGGGCAAGAATCAAACTACCGTTAgactaaaatttatatatatatatatatatatataatcaacaTTTGAACAAATGCAAAGTTGGTGTGTGCTTTTAGTGCtctacaaaatattttaaatcctAACTATTATATTCTAATCTCCTCTTAACCTTTGTAGCTTCCATCACATTGGCGATTATCTGTCAATAGTGTTTTGAGGGCAATTGATTTTATGTGATTCCAACTAAAACTACCATCTATGCAACATTTAAAAGAGGGTTCAACAAcatcaaagaaaaaggagCGAGCTAAACTTGTATACCGTTTTGACTATCAATGTTGTGTATGTAACATCTCTATGCTGGAAACTCGGCGGGGGATAGGGGAGGGACCAAAATTCGGATGGGACGTTGTCTGCTTATTTCATTGAGATCTCCAAAGATGATTCTATGGTTGCTGAGATTCTGTTACTTACACAACTTTGTTTGCATGCAGCAGGACTCTTCGAAGCTCGTTGGCAATACCTTGCAACAGAACTGGTTTTCGGATAACACCGTTCATTCCAACCTGCAGGCACTTTTCCCACACATCTTCGTCACCACTTGCAGTCAAGGCCACAATCAATGGCCAACTACGACTCCTGAATTTCCGTATTTTCAATGCAACTTCGAACCCATCCAACTCAGGCATCTGAAGATCCAAAATAACCAATTGGAAAGCAGCTGTTGGACCCATGGCACTAAGGCATTCATATCCAGTTGAAACGGCAGAAACACTGCAACCTAACTTCTCAAGAAGCTTCCGAGTCACAACCCTATTCATGTCATCACCGTCAGCTAATAAAACTTGCAAGCCTCTCAAGAGAGAATTGGAATGTGAGTACTCCGAAGATTCTCCAGATTCAGATATGGGTATAGCAATGGATGGGCGAAGTTGAAATCGAAGAACAAGTCCCATGCTCTGAGCAAAGCCATGAGAACTGGGGACCATCCAGATATTCCCTTGCATCAACTgccaattataaaaaaataaaatttaatcaagaattgtcaaaacaaataaaagacttCATTCATTGCTATGTGGTTACTTTCACTATGCCACAAGTAATTAACAGAATAACAGTATATTTTCAGACCCTAGAATCAACAGAACACCTTGGACACTAAAAATACTAATCCTCTATTGCAGCAATAATCATATATGTTTTGAATCATGACAATTTTCGGGATTCTTAATCTTATGCACTGGTAACCTTAAGATTTGGAAATCATATCGCAATAGAGTACAGCCAGATTTTATCAATTCCAATAAGAACTGCTATAAGAAAAATAGCCTACACCAAAGCATTGTTCTTCCAGGATACAAGAGGCAGAAAGGACATGCACATGGaggaaaaattaatcaaaaaagaCAAGATAAGGCTCATGTCCTTAAAAATCCACCAAAATCGAGTCAGAGCTGAAATTTTCTGGTCACACAAGCAGTTTCATCGCAGACAAAGAACAAAAGTTTTAAAGAACCATCGTAAATGACTTAGAATCTAGTTTCACAATCTACTAGTTTTTTATTCGGTAGTTCTATCAAGTCACTCGAAAACATGTAAAAACATATGCAGGAAACTTAATTGAAATTCTCACCTGCACTAGCTTTTTGCAAACGCTGAAGCTCATTCGGTCTTCAATTCCTTCATTGACAATTCTCCTAATGCCAAGCTGTGCCACTGATGTTGAGACCTCTGGTTGAGAACCAACCTCGTTCAGCAGAATTTCAAATCTGATATGTACATCCCCATCAACTGAGCTTTGCCTCCAGGTTGCCCATTTTTGATCATTCCTATCCTGACTTCCATTCTCTGAGACAACTCGAAACAATACAGTCCCTCTTCTACTGTTGCAATTCAACAGGCTCCCAACCATATGCAAGATCACCTGGAAAACTCTTCTTTCATCACCCATAACATGGTCAGGCAAGGACCTGTCAACCTCAATTGAAAATCCAAAGCCTCTATAAATAGACAAACACCTGGCTAGGCACGCTGCTTCTTTTATCATTGCATGTAGTCGGAAAGATCTAATCTCTAATGGAAATCTTCCACTATCCTTTGGTGAATTGTCCATCACATCACTTATCAAGGTTGAAAGGACATTGCTGGATTTCATCATTGTTTCAACAATCATTCGTTGATCACTGTTCAAATTCACATCCTGCATAATTGAAAGCAAACCCAAAATTGAGTGCATGGGCCTCCTCATCCCATTGCTCATTACCTTCTGAAATGCATTTCTCGCCTGGCTAGCCATCAAGGCATCCTTTTGTGCCTGCTGCAATGCTCGATTCTGTTCCTCCAATTTCTCCCTCATATGCTGGGATTCTTCAAGAACTGCAGCATGAGAGAGTGCCACAGCCACTTGATCAGCAACCACCTTAACTATCTCTAGTTCCTGATTGCTCCAAGTTCTAAACTGTTCATTTGGAAGAACTAAAACCAATATTGCATAACAAGCTGAGACTAGCTCGGGAGTCCCccctttaaaatttgaaactcGAAGCATTGGCATCCTAATTGCAGCAACAGGGCCTGACTCAACAGACTCTCCACTACTTGCAGCAGCAAGTTCAGAGTCAGGCCCAAGGATATTCACGCCATCACTCCCCTTAATCCGTACAACATCCTGATCAGTAATTGGTATAGAACAACTACACATATCCGAATAATTCCTCCCGTTCAATTGATGAGTCAAATTCATCTCTGTTTTAATCTCGTTAGGCATCCAAACTGCACAATTCTGCAAACCTAAGGTGTTGGATAACTCCACCAAAGTTGTGTACAAGATTGTATGCCTATCAAGCGATTTGCGAATCTCTTGAGTAAGCATGCGAACATGCACTCCGGCCTCTTTCTGTTTCATTATAATCCCAACTTCTCGCCCAAGATCCCAGGCCTTTTTCTTCAGCATGAACTCTCTCACCTTCACTTTGAGAAGCAAAGGAATGAGAGTAATAAGAGTAATAGATGTAGCACATGAAACCAAAGCAGTGAGGATCTTGAACACAGTGAGGGACAACATTAGCTGAAAAGAGTGAGGGCCATAGGTCCAGCCATTCAGCAAATGAGTCAATCCACACAGGACAATGAAGGCAATGAACTGAATGAGGACCCATTTGAATGGTACGTTTGAGCAGCTAATGAAGTAAAGCAACTCAACAGGGATTGAAAAGTAGGCCACAGCAATCAAGAAATCGCTCACTTTCTGGGTTTCTAAGATGCTCTCAATGCTCCAAGAACTGGCATCGTCGTCGCAATTACATCTGGGAAAGTTATTATCGCCATCGACCACGGATACGGATATCAGAAGTGAAGAAACCACGAGCCCAACAGCTAATGCCCTTAACATTGCATCCAAAAATGGACTGCTATCGTACTGATTCTTCAAtccatttgaaaatatatactCAATTAACCTTGTTTACATCCCAATCTTCAATTCTCATTTCCTGCAtccatttataaaaaaagaaaaaaaagaaacccaatgaaaactattaaattgaGATCTATCTAACAGAGTTACTATTCATGAGCCgaaactaataaatattttttttaaaaaagccACAGTTCCTTcctaaaataggaaaaaaaaataaacgttTTATATTTcagaaacaaagaaataaaaaaaaaacaaacaaaaaagcaAATTTTGATGCAAATCCCCCATACATTTTActcaaagaaaacaaaaaataataatgataataataataatgcagacttgaaaaagataaaaaaaacacacatacCTTAAAAAGAATCCACGCTTCACAGCCAGCACTGCAGATTTCTAATCAAAACCATCTTCAGATCTTATCTCTTCTATTAACATGCAGGGCCATATTTACATAGTTTACAACTCCATCTTcaagtatttttctttttccttttttctttttttcaaactcACTGAAACTCCATTTATATAAACGTAACTGCTACTGTatttccaaaaaagaaaaaaagaaaatcccaATAGAatgagaaatatatatttacaacAGCAAGGCGAAAACGAAGCCACCAACCCGCGCCGCTAATCCCGCTGATATACAGATAACAGCAGGCGGTGAAGCAATAAGCCGAGCAAcgaacaaagaaaaaggaaaaggaaaaaaaaaaaaaactttagcTTTTGTTAGTAACTCCTTCGGCTATCTCTCTGTTATATGTAGCTTAAcggtaaaacaaaaaaaaaataaaataactggtttttattttatttttaattagattttgtGCAGTTATGTTGTAAGAACTAAGAACTaagaagacgaagaagaagaagaagaagaagaagcgaAAGCGAAGAAGCAAAGGAAGCAAAGgaagcaaaataataatatttattatataaagagAGGTTTTGCGGACAGCGCCGTTGTTTTTAGTAATAGGGAGAGAGAAAGCGAGGAGGGAAGGTGAAAGAAAAGGAAGGGGTGGAAGGTGGGCCCCCACAGCTCCTTACATGAAGAGAACTTAGACGCCCTTTTGAATCAAACGTCCTCGTCATacccaaattttattttgttttatttatttatttattttttcttttacttagACGTATTCTGATTTcttgctctttttttcttcaatccttttccttgttttttcctatttattttatttatgtcttcAATTCCagtctttattattatttttttttaccgtTCATTAttactgttattattattatttattaccaTAAATCCACCTGCTGGCTGCCCCTGTCGCTCAaatctttatatttaatttccattatcGTCCAGTAGGAGTAAGTTACAGGATGCCACGTGGCAATTCGTGCGTTTCGTTTTCGATTTTCCGGTTTACGATTACGGGCGCCGAGCGCGTGGCGGTACGGATGCAACAGTTATGCCATGTTGTTTGCGTGTGATTTTTAAGGTTCGTTTGGTTGTCGTATAGCATAGCTCAATATTGgatccaattttctttttttatttctttataggtagtaataataattatatatcacaaatattctatttatacaaacttattgatttatcatcatttataacatcatcttttcttt encodes:
- the ETR2 gene encoding ethylene response 2 precursor (The RefSeq protein has 2 substitutions, 1 non-frameshifting indel compared to this genomic sequence), with product MLRALAVGLVVSSLLISVSVVDGDNNFPRCNCDDDASSWSIESILETQKVSDFLIAVAYFSIPVELLYFISCSNVPFKWVLIQFIAFIVLCGLTHLLNGWTYGPHSFQLMLSLTVFKILTALVSCATSITLITLIPLLLKVKVREFMLKKKAWDLGREVGIIMKQKEAGVHVRMLTQEIRKSLDRHTILYTTLVELSNTLGLQNCAVWMPNEIKTEMNLTHQLNGRNYSDMCSSIPITDQDVVRIKGSDGVNILGPDSELAAASSGESVESGPVAAIRMPMLRVSNFKGGTPELVSACYAILVLVLPNEQFRTWSNQELEIVKVVADQVAVALSHAAVLEESQHMREKLEEQNRALQQAQKDALMASQARNAFQKVMSNGMRRPMHSILGLLSIMQDVNLNSDQRMIVETMMKSSNVLSTLISDVMDNSPKDSGRFPLEIRSFRLHAMIKEAACLARCLSIYRGFGFSIEVDRSLPDHVMGDERRVFQVILHMVGSLLNCNSRRGTVLFRVVSENGSQDRNDQKWATWRQSSVDGDVHIRFEILLNEVGSQPEVSTSVAQLGIRRIVNEGIEDRMSFSVCKKLVQLMQGNIWMVPSSHGFAQSMGLVLRFQLRPSIAIPISESGESSEYSHSNSLLRGLQVLLADGDDMNRVVTRKLLEKLGCSVSAVSTGYECLSAMGPTAVFQLVILDLQMPELDGFEVALKIRKFRSRSWPLIVALTASGDEDVWEKCMQVGMNGVIRKPVLLQGIANELRRVLLHANKVV